From a single Patescibacteria group bacterium genomic region:
- a CDS encoding glutamate--tRNA ligase, with translation MPHKQKIRVRIAPSPTGTLHLGTARTALFNYLFAKKNGGDFILRIEDTDLARSDRKYEKDILENLEWLGLKWDEEPCRQSERKEIYQKYIKKLFDSGQVFWCGCSKEELEEEKKGQMERKESPRHTCQKKTKEGEGIIRFHCPDKKIFFDDMIKGRVEFDCGLLGDIGIARDEKTPLYNLAVVIDDIEMKISHVIRGEDHISNTPKQMLLLEAFGAIPPRYAHIPLTMGPDKAKLSKRHGATAIEDYKKMGYLPKALTNFMAFLGWHPGSEKEIFSLEELAREFSMEKMNKSNAIFDIEKLNWFNGQYIRQMDLDELTKKCLPYLKEAGLIRGLPPLRGQPPSYLKKVIALERERLKKLSEIGELTEFFFLDKLDYAPELLIWKKLSLKEVKNNLEILEKVLSKTDKFDQKSLQDTITPLTEKYGVGDLLWPLRVAITGRKASPGPYEVMEVLGKERVLERIKEAIEKIKEYV, from the coding sequence ATGCCACATAAACAAAAAATTAGGGTAAGAATCGCGCCTAGTCCGACGGGGACTTTGCATCTTGGGACGGCGCGAACGGCGCTTTTTAATTATCTTTTCGCTAAAAAAAATGGCGGCGATTTTATTTTGCGGATTGAAGATACTGATTTGGCGCGTTCGGACAGGAAATACGAAAAAGATATTTTGGAAAATTTAGAATGGCTTGGCTTAAAGTGGGATGAGGAACCTTGTCGGCAAAGCGAGCGGAAGGAAATTTATCAGAAATATATTAAAAAACTTTTTGATTCGGGCCAGGTGTTTTGGTGCGGTTGTAGCAAAGAGGAGTTAGAGGAAGAAAAGAAAGGGCAGATGGAGAGAAAAGAATCGCCACGGCATACCTGCCAGAAAAAAACAAAAGAGGGGGAGGGGATTATCAGATTTCATTGTCCAGATAAGAAAATCTTTTTTGACGATATGATTAAGGGTCGGGTGGAGTTTGATTGCGGTTTGCTGGGAGATATCGGCATCGCGCGGGACGAGAAAACGCCCTTGTATAATTTGGCGGTTGTGATTGATGATATTGAAATGAAGATTAGCCATGTTATCAGAGGCGAAGACCATATTTCCAATACCCCAAAACAGATGCTCCTTCTTGAAGCGTTCGGGGCTATTCCTCCGCGATACGCCCATATTCCTTTGACGATGGGACCGGACAAAGCCAAGTTGAGCAAGAGGCATGGCGCGACCGCAATTGAGGATTACAAAAAAATGGGATATTTGCCGAAAGCGCTCACGAATTTTATGGCTTTTCTTGGCTGGCATCCGGGAAGCGAAAAAGAGATTTTTTCTTTAGAAGAATTGGCGCGAGAATTTTCAATGGAGAAAATGAACAAATCAAACGCCATTTTTGATATTGAAAAATTGAATTGGTTCAACGGGCAATATATCCGCCAAATGGATTTGGATGAGTTGACTAAAAAATGCTTGCCGTATTTAAAAGAAGCGGGGTTAATTCGGGGGCTGCCCCCGTTGCGGGGGCAGCCCCCATCGTATCTTAAAAAGGTGATTGCTTTGGAGCGCGAGCGGCTGAAGAAGTTATCGGAGATAGGGGAGTTGACGGAATTTTTCTTTTTGGACAAATTAGATTACGCGCCAGAATTGCTGATTTGGAAGAAATTGTCTTTAAAAGAGGTGAAAAATAATTTAGAAATTTTGGAAAAAGTTCTTTCAAAAACAGACAAATTTGACCAAAAATCGCTCCAGGATACAATCACTCCCTTAACCGAAAAATACGGCGTAGGCGACCTCCTGTGGCCTCTGCGGGTGGCGATTACGGGCAGAAAAGCATCCCCAGGGCCTTATGAAGTAATGGAGGTTTTGGGGAAGGAGAGGGTGTTGGAAAGGATAAAAGAGGCGATTGAGAAGATAAAAGAATATGTCTAA
- the murG gene encoding undecaprenyldiphospho-muramoylpentapeptide beta-N-acetylglucosaminyltransferase, protein MRILFTGGGSGGHIFPLIAVAKELKKIHNQLSQPIGPGSETDLDLFFVGAGGFAENLSREGIEVKTILAGKMRRYFSWLNLVDLLKLPVGFFQSLWLVYQIMPDVIFSKGGYDSVPVALAGWIYGIPILVHESDATPGLANRFVAKLSKRVGVSFVSAESYFSSKKTVLLGNPIRADVIQLCSSKSEEDKENARKILGAAGQKPMLFVFGGSQGAQKINELVLEVLPRLLGKYEVIHQCGNKNYQWIKGKFGEKAPGGYYLFPFLDEKQLSAAYLLSDLIIARAGASNIFEIAACGRPSILIPIPKSAADHQRENAFAYAKAGAASVLEQDNLTPNLFLTEVNKILSDEEMSRKMVKNAGNFAQPEAANKIAQGLIDLGR, encoded by the coding sequence TTCACAGGAGGAGGGAGTGGGGGTCATATTTTTCCTCTTATCGCCGTTGCCAAAGAATTAAAAAAAATTCACAATCAATTGTCTCAACCGATTGGACCTGGTTCGGAGACGGATTTGGATTTGTTTTTTGTCGGCGCGGGCGGTTTTGCTGAAAATCTCTCGCGAGAAGGAATTGAGGTCAAGACGATTTTAGCTGGGAAAATGAGGCGGTATTTTTCTTGGCTTAATCTGGTTGATTTGTTGAAATTACCAGTTGGCTTTTTTCAATCGCTTTGGTTGGTTTATCAAATAATGCCCGATGTCATTTTCAGCAAAGGCGGATATGACAGCGTTCCAGTCGCTTTGGCGGGCTGGATTTACGGAATTCCGATTCTTGTTCACGAGTCGGACGCGACGCCGGGGTTAGCCAATCGTTTTGTCGCTAAACTTTCAAAAAGAGTTGGCGTTTCTTTTGTTTCAGCAGAAAGCTATTTCTCTTCCAAAAAGACGGTCTTGCTCGGTAATCCGATTCGCGCGGATGTTATTCAACTTTGTTCTTCAAAGAGTGAAGAAGATAAGGAAAACGCCAGGAAAATTCTCGGGGCCGCGGGACAGAAGCCAATGCTTTTTGTTTTTGGCGGAAGCCAGGGCGCTCAAAAAATTAATGAGCTGGTTTTAGAGGTCTTGCCCCGTCTTTTAGGAAAGTATGAAGTTATTCATCAATGCGGGAATAAAAATTATCAATGGATCAAGGGAAAATTTGGAGAAAAAGCGCCCGGCGGGTATTATCTTTTTCCTTTTTTGGACGAGAAACAATTGTCGGCCGCTTATCTTTTGTCAGACCTGATTATCGCGCGCGCCGGGGCTTCTAATATTTTTGAAATCGCGGCTTGTGGACGGCCGAGTATTTTAATTCCCATACCCAAATCGGCCGCGGACCATCAAAGAGAAAACGCTTTTGCCTACGCTAAAGCAGGCGCGGCTTCGGTCTTAGAGCAAGATAATTTAACGCCCAATCTTTTTCTAACGGAGGTTAATAAGATTTTAAGCGATGAGGAGATGTCGCGAAAAATGGTTAAAAATGCTGGAAATTTTGCCCAACCGGAAGCGGCGAATAAGATAGCGCAAGGGTTGATTGATTTGGGGAGGTAA